The following are encoded in a window of Armatimonadota bacterium genomic DNA:
- a CDS encoding heavy metal translocating P-type ATPase, whose translation MNHSAQNHIVHGMPGVRPVSDRHAAHNIELLRRKFWIALILTIPVLVYSKDVQELIGFRPPASHWSEYISFFFGTIIFFYGGIFFLNGAVGELKTRQPGMMTLVSIAITVAFVYSALTTFRLVLGKALYWELSTLVTVMLLGHWMEMQAVGKARGALQELARLMPDEAERIKDDTIERISVGDIQKGDLLLVRPGAKVPADGEVVSGESSVNEAMITGESTPVRKSPGSKVIAGTVNGNGSLRVRVTKVGEETMLAGIMRLVAEAQSSRSMAQNLADRAAYWLTIIAISAGVLTLTFWTLSSPPQPFANEPRGTFAIVRAVTVLVIACPHALGLAIPLVIAISTSLAARNGLLIRDRLALEQARNLDVVVFDKTGTLTKGEYGVVAIYHVAGLDENEVLAKAAAVEKDSEHILAQAVVRSAQARNLSIPDAVDFKALPGLGVEAKVGGRTIRVGGLRLLESLGLNIPEELKHSIDQSRRAGQTLVFVLNEDEIQAAIALADVIRNESQEAVRGLKRMGLQVAMMTGDSWDVARWVAEELGIDEYYANLLPEDKAKRIQQIRQEGRRVAMVGDGINDAPALVLANIGIAIGAGTDVTIESGDIILVRNDPRDIIKIIRLSQASYRKMVENLFWATGYNVVAMPLAAGVFANKGIIFSPALGALFMSISTIIVAVNAQLLRRLKLGSLR comes from the coding sequence ATGAACCATAGTGCCCAAAATCATATTGTTCATGGCATGCCAGGGGTACGTCCTGTGTCCGACAGGCACGCAGCGCATAATATAGAATTGCTCAGGCGCAAGTTCTGGATTGCGCTTATTTTAACTATTCCTGTGTTGGTTTATTCTAAAGATGTCCAAGAGCTAATTGGCTTCCGCCCACCAGCATCCCACTGGTCGGAATATATATCGTTCTTTTTTGGAACAATCATTTTCTTCTATGGAGGAATCTTTTTTCTTAATGGAGCAGTTGGTGAACTAAAAACTCGCCAACCAGGGATGATGACGCTTGTTTCTATTGCCATTACGGTTGCATTCGTGTATAGCGCCCTCACAACCTTTCGTCTTGTACTAGGCAAGGCACTTTATTGGGAGCTCTCCACATTGGTTACAGTAATGTTGCTTGGCCACTGGATGGAAATGCAGGCAGTAGGAAAAGCAAGAGGTGCGCTTCAAGAATTAGCAAGACTTATGCCCGACGAAGCTGAACGAATTAAAGATGACACAATAGAACGCATTTCGGTAGGCGATATTCAGAAAGGTGATTTGCTACTAGTTCGCCCTGGTGCAAAAGTTCCAGCAGATGGTGAAGTTGTGAGCGGAGAATCCAGCGTTAATGAGGCAATGATTACTGGTGAATCCACGCCTGTGCGCAAATCTCCAGGGTCGAAAGTCATCGCTGGAACAGTGAATGGCAATGGTTCGCTAAGGGTGCGGGTGACAAAAGTTGGAGAGGAAACTATGCTTGCGGGAATCATGCGTCTAGTTGCGGAAGCTCAAAGCTCACGCTCGATGGCTCAAAACCTTGCCGACCGCGCAGCATACTGGTTAACAATAATCGCTATCAGCGCTGGAGTACTTACGTTGACCTTCTGGACCCTCTCGTCACCTCCTCAGCCATTCGCAAACGAGCCACGAGGTACCTTCGCGATTGTCCGGGCAGTAACTGTCCTTGTTATTGCCTGCCCACATGCACTTGGTCTGGCAATTCCACTTGTTATTGCCATTTCAACCTCACTAGCGGCGCGTAATGGGCTACTGATTCGTGACCGTCTTGCTCTTGAACAAGCAAGAAATCTTGATGTGGTTGTTTTTGACAAAACCGGCACGCTTACCAAGGGTGAGTATGGAGTTGTCGCTATCTATCACGTTGCAGGCTTAGACGAGAATGAGGTTCTAGCAAAAGCTGCAGCAGTGGAAAAGGACTCAGAACATATACTCGCGCAAGCAGTGGTGCGCTCAGCCCAGGCGCGTAATCTTAGTATTCCTGATGCTGTGGACTTCAAGGCGCTACCTGGGCTTGGCGTTGAGGCCAAGGTAGGAGGACGAACCATCCGGGTTGGCGGGCTTCGCCTGCTAGAATCACTTGGTCTCAATATCCCAGAAGAACTAAAACATTCAATTGACCAATCCCGCAGAGCTGGTCAGACTTTAGTGTTTGTCTTAAATGAAGATGAAATACAAGCGGCAATTGCCCTAGCGGATGTAATACGCAACGAGTCTCAAGAGGCGGTGAGGGGGCTCAAAAGGATGGGTTTGCAAGTCGCCATGATGACCGGCGACAGCTGGGACGTCGCCAGATGGGTTGCTGAGGAGCTTGGAATTGATGAATACTACGCCAATTTGCTGCCTGAAGACAAGGCGAAACGCATACAACAAATACGCCAAGAAGGACGACGTGTGGCAATGGTGGGCGATGGCATTAATGATGCTCCAGCACTTGTTTTGGCAAACATCGGAATAGCAATTGGCGCAGGCACAGACGTTACCATTGAATCCGGTGACATCATACTCGTTCGCAACGACCCTAGAGATATCATAAAGATTATCCGCCTAAGCCAAGCAAGCTATCGAAAGATGGTTGAGAACCTCTTTTGGGCTACTGGTTACAATGTTGTTGCTATGCCGCTAGCTGCTGGCGTTTTTGCCAATAAAGGAATCATCTTTTCACCAGCACTTGGGGCGCTATTTATGTCTATTAGCACAATAATTGTAGCTGTGAATGCGCAGCTACTAAGAAGGCTAAAATTAGGAAGTCTGCGATAG
- a CDS encoding endo-1,4-beta-xylanase: MRKLIIFFLCLINLTHINGLLADEVRKLRVHFRDVQGERLSKDFIQRFHCRDLSDEPCPTRTYVHDGYATVVLPDKPIQVCALIKIPGFGEVTIYADGKGKGYSKPGDIDFVEEAAATRLMRVREALKRAEHEGIRMPNEFYRKLADAEKAPPYKSLAVTLAAGEELTLAVSKHRIEKMGVHRRGFYFGCNSFGHPARGYEYDKRFKEIFNFGIAHLYLSHYAPTETVRNFDRTDLEVNWLSSMGMAIKLCPPFYLAASVTPEWLKNKPYSHTRRAAYNLVKQVCARYAGKVQFCEIMNEAHDYSNSLRLKPEELTNLAKVCSKAAREGDPNVQRIINCCHLWGEYAAKPPKTGPPKRSPYAYLRDCIRYGVDFEIIGLQMYYPEYDLFEIDRLLDRYAKLGKPIHITEMGCSSSPGIDPNSQRKRASAGWHGDWTEEMQAEWVEAIYTICYSKPYIKAICWWDLADAVSFWPYGGLLRGDCSPKPAYIRLKGLLEKWGFIKSYADDSG; the protein is encoded by the coding sequence ATGAGAAAGCTAATAATTTTCTTTCTATGTTTGATTAATCTTACCCATATCAACGGCTTGTTAGCTGATGAGGTCCGAAAATTACGTGTACATTTTCGCGATGTCCAAGGCGAAAGGTTGTCAAAGGATTTTATACAGCGCTTCCATTGCAGAGACTTGTCGGACGAGCCATGTCCAACGCGCACTTATGTTCATGATGGATATGCGACTGTGGTGCTTCCGGATAAACCCATCCAAGTTTGTGCTTTGATTAAAATTCCTGGTTTTGGAGAGGTTACTATCTATGCGGATGGTAAGGGCAAGGGATACTCAAAGCCAGGTGACATAGACTTTGTAGAGGAAGCCGCTGCTACTCGATTGATGCGGGTAAGAGAAGCTCTTAAGCGTGCTGAACATGAGGGCATTCGAATGCCAAATGAGTTTTACCGTAAGTTGGCTGACGCGGAGAAGGCACCACCATACAAATCTTTGGCAGTAACGCTTGCTGCTGGTGAGGAACTCACACTTGCCGTTTCTAAGCACAGAATAGAGAAAATGGGTGTTCATCGAAGAGGTTTCTATTTTGGGTGCAACTCATTTGGACATCCGGCGAGGGGATATGAATATGATAAGAGATTCAAGGAAATTTTCAACTTTGGTATAGCACACCTTTACCTTAGTCATTATGCGCCCACGGAGACTGTACGTAATTTTGATAGGACGGATTTAGAGGTCAATTGGTTAAGCTCAATGGGCATGGCAATAAAATTGTGCCCACCTTTTTACCTTGCGGCTAGTGTGACTCCAGAGTGGCTGAAGAACAAGCCATATTCTCATACCCGACGGGCCGCATACAATCTTGTGAAACAAGTTTGTGCAAGATATGCTGGGAAGGTTCAGTTTTGCGAGATAATGAATGAGGCGCATGATTATTCAAATTCCCTGCGACTCAAGCCAGAGGAACTGACGAATCTAGCTAAGGTGTGTTCCAAAGCCGCACGCGAAGGTGACCCAAATGTCCAGCGCATAATTAATTGTTGTCACCTTTGGGGCGAATATGCGGCAAAGCCACCTAAAACGGGTCCACCTAAGCGATCACCCTATGCGTACCTCCGAGATTGTATTAGATATGGTGTTGATTTTGAAATAATCGGTTTGCAAATGTACTATCCTGAGTACGACCTTTTTGAGATTGACCGCCTTCTTGACCGTTATGCAAAGTTAGGAAAGCCGATCCACATTACTGAGATGGGTTGTTCTTCATCGCCAGGAATTGACCCGAATAGCCAAAGGAAGAGAGCTTCAGCAGGCTGGCATGGAGATTGGACAGAGGAAATGCAGGCAGAATGGGTAGAAGCTATTTATACAATTTGCTATTCGAAACCCTATATAAAGGCAATTTGTTGGTGGGATTTGGCGGATGCTGTTTCATTTTGGCCATATGGTGGATTGCTGAGGGGCGACTGCTCTCCAAAACCTGCTTATATTCGATTGAAAGGTTTGCTTGAGAAATGGGGTTTTATTAAAAGTTATGCGGACGATTCGGGGTAA
- a CDS encoding M6 family metalloprotease domain-containing protein — protein MKDQKRRLPLWLAAVALSIPLTILISSFACSAFLRNVPQTLVQPNGEVLKCFCSGDERYRWLHDADGYVIVRDPKTGFYTYAFETGGKLLPSRYVAGKVNPAAVGLKRGVMPNLRGMRKPYALFMPSRIRPVRPAPSTGTVNNIVIFIRFSDENEFTDKISTYDNMFNLTAPLANSMRNYYTEVSYNKLSVSTTFYPPPGETVVSYQDYNPRAYYQPKSESNPIGYTDPYEDDGLDMATREHILLKSAINTVKRYIPSDLVVDSDGDGYVDNVCFIVYGSPGAWSDLLWPHMWTFTPEFDGVTPPEINGKTVGTYNFQLQSYLLESGGVGVLCHEMNHSLGMPDLYHYEFDGLYPVWLWDIMEYNTDPPQHMGAYMKWRYTRWIEEIPEIVQAGTYSIQPITSPTNNCYKIASPYSDTQYFVVEYRNNNRPTFESMLPGSGLLVYRINTECDGMGNAFGPPDEVYIYRPGGTIEENGNPDDAAFSLEEGRIQIDDTTDPSSFLADGSPGGLKISNIGSAGSTISFTVRFGKVETPVIIPNGGTYSTPQNVTITCGTAGATIRYTTDGTDPTLTNGTVYEGPIVVDRTLTLKAKAWKGNYEPSEISSAYFVIRQPTIFRVKYNAPGTVHDGTTWEKAFLTINDALSKCIDGDQVWVAAGTYQERLTIRAGIKLYGGFAGTETSLAQRKPSTNITIIDGGKEGSVVTFLPGVGENGRIDGFTIRNGSSTVGGGGIFCYYASPVIANNVITGNTSSYGGGGIHCQYQASPTITGNTITNNTALHGGGGIGCYYSSTPTITGNKINGNTATNGGGAIGCYYSSAATIRGNTMAENSAYQGGAVFCYTSDAVISGNTLTANKATSTDGGGISCYRCSPTISNNTIKKNSAKISGGGIACEVDSLPNIMNNVIADNTASKFGGSIYCYFGSSPIIANNTIVGNTASSDGGGIGCVERSGASIVNNIIAFCSSGVYSYNSSVYMQTNCLYSNGAYDYSGITNPVRDILVDPLLVDRVGGNYHIIPTSPCVNAGSNGVVGDGWKDLDNQARISGETVDIGADEYRPLAPENLSLTPSSGGIAVGVKTTFTSKYSDNEGYANLANCYLLLNTTLSQVNAVFVRYDANANKLYVKDDANTTWVEGAAPGSSVVLENSYCKLYCKETTISFAGATVIVNWKIELKPSMNGKTVKAWMLCYDDSGLRDGYDQMGSFMVSRAPVNVSLSPSTGTLAIRTKQTLVSRYSDADGYGNLANCYLLLNTTLSQANAVFVRYDANTNKLYVKDDANTTWGEGAAPGSSVVLENSYCRLYCSETTIVRRETYLDVNWRIEFKSTMANKSCKAWMLVYDDANTRDGWDQMGAFTIQ, from the coding sequence ATGAAAGACCAAAAAAGACGTTTACCTCTCTGGCTTGCGGCGGTTGCACTATCAATTCCATTGACAATTTTGATTAGTTCATTTGCTTGCAGTGCTTTTCTGAGAAATGTGCCGCAAACCCTGGTGCAGCCAAACGGAGAAGTGCTCAAATGCTTTTGCAGTGGGGATGAGCGTTACAGGTGGCTACATGATGCGGATGGATACGTTATCGTCCGCGACCCCAAAACTGGCTTCTATACGTACGCTTTTGAGACAGGTGGCAAGCTTCTACCATCACGCTATGTAGCCGGGAAGGTTAACCCAGCTGCCGTAGGATTGAAAAGGGGAGTAATGCCGAACTTGCGGGGCATGCGAAAGCCATATGCATTGTTCATGCCGAGTAGGATTCGGCCTGTTCGGCCAGCACCCAGCACTGGGACCGTCAATAATATTGTCATTTTTATTAGATTTTCAGACGAAAACGAGTTTACAGACAAGATTTCTACCTATGACAATATGTTCAATCTCACAGCTCCTCTGGCAAACTCGATGCGTAATTACTACACCGAAGTTTCATATAATAAACTGTCGGTAAGCACAACTTTTTATCCGCCTCCAGGAGAAACCGTTGTCTCATACCAGGACTACAATCCTAGAGCCTACTACCAGCCCAAGAGCGAATCAAATCCTATTGGCTATACTGACCCTTATGAAGATGATGGTTTGGATATGGCTACAAGAGAGCATATCCTCTTGAAAAGCGCTATAAACACAGTAAAAAGATATATTCCTTCCGACTTGGTTGTTGATTCAGATGGCGATGGATATGTAGATAACGTATGCTTTATTGTCTACGGTTCGCCGGGCGCTTGGAGTGACCTCCTGTGGCCACATATGTGGACGTTTACCCCTGAGTTCGATGGTGTCACTCCGCCAGAAATCAATGGGAAGACCGTGGGAACCTATAATTTCCAATTGCAGAGTTATCTTCTCGAATCGGGAGGAGTCGGCGTGCTTTGCCACGAGATGAATCACTCGCTTGGCATGCCGGACCTTTATCATTACGAATTCGACGGGCTTTATCCTGTATGGCTCTGGGATATTATGGAATATAACACCGATCCGCCGCAACACATGGGCGCTTATATGAAGTGGCGGTATACCAGGTGGATTGAAGAAATCCCAGAAATCGTTCAAGCTGGCACTTATTCTATTCAACCAATAACTTCTCCAACAAATAACTGCTACAAAATAGCTTCGCCTTATTCTGATACACAATATTTTGTCGTGGAGTACCGCAACAATAACAGACCGACGTTTGAAAGCATGCTGCCCGGGTCAGGATTGCTTGTCTATCGAATTAACACCGAATGCGATGGAATGGGAAATGCTTTCGGACCACCTGATGAAGTATATATTTATCGACCTGGAGGCACCATCGAAGAAAATGGAAACCCTGATGACGCTGCTTTCTCCTTAGAAGAAGGCAGAATTCAAATTGATGATACCACTGACCCCTCGAGTTTTCTAGCGGATGGTAGTCCAGGTGGCTTAAAGATAAGCAACATCGGAAGCGCCGGAAGCACAATCAGTTTTACAGTAAGATTTGGCAAAGTCGAAACTCCTGTAATTATTCCTAACGGGGGTACTTACAGTACGCCGCAGAATGTTACTATAACTTGTGGCACAGCGGGTGCTACGATACGCTATACTACGGATGGAACTGACCCAACGCTGACTAATGGCACAGTTTACGAAGGGCCAATAGTTGTTGATAGGACATTGACCCTTAAGGCAAAGGCTTGGAAAGGCAATTACGAGCCGAGTGAGATTAGTTCAGCATATTTTGTTATTCGTCAGCCGACAATTTTCCGCGTCAAATACAATGCGCCTGGAACAGTGCATGACGGCACGACTTGGGAAAAGGCATTTCTCACTATCAATGATGCGCTTAGCAAATGCATAGATGGCGACCAAGTTTGGGTTGCCGCTGGAACCTATCAGGAACGTCTTACGATTAGGGCCGGCATTAAATTATATGGTGGATTTGCGGGTACCGAGACTTCGCTCGCACAAAGGAAACCCAGCACAAATATAACAATCATAGATGGCGGCAAAGAGGGCAGTGTGGTTACCTTCTTGCCCGGCGTTGGCGAGAACGGCCGTATAGATGGATTTACCATTAGGAACGGCAGTTCCACGGTTGGGGGCGGCGGAATCTTTTGTTACTACGCCTCGCCAGTGATAGCTAATAATGTCATTACTGGTAACACGTCTTCCTATGGAGGCGGTGGAATCCACTGCCAGTATCAAGCATCGCCAACCATCACTGGAAATACAATCACTAACAATACTGCACTTCATGGCGGCGGAGGCATTGGTTGCTATTACTCGTCCACGCCTACTATTACTGGCAACAAGATTAATGGTAACACAGCTACTAACGGCGGCGGGGCTATTGGCTGTTACTATTCGTCCGCAGCAACAATTAGAGGGAACACAATGGCGGAGAACTCCGCCTATCAAGGAGGAGCAGTTTTTTGCTATACCTCAGATGCAGTGATTTCTGGCAATACGCTAACTGCGAATAAGGCGACATCTACAGATGGTGGCGGTATAAGCTGCTATCGATGTTCGCCAACTATTTCGAACAACACAATCAAAAAGAACAGCGCGAAGATTAGCGGCGGTGGCATTGCATGCGAGGTTGACTCATTACCGAATATTATGAACAACGTTATTGCTGATAATACTGCTTCTAAGTTTGGAGGTAGTATTTACTGCTACTTCGGTTCAAGCCCGATTATCGCAAACAATACCATCGTTGGAAACACTGCATCCAGCGATGGCGGAGGCATCGGTTGCGTCGAAAGAAGCGGCGCGAGCATTGTGAATAATATTATTGCATTCTGTTCGTCGGGTGTATATTCATACAATTCATCAGTGTATATGCAGACGAACTGTCTCTATTCGAATGGAGCATATGACTACTCGGGGATTACTAACCCAGTGAGAGATATTCTAGTGGATCCATTGCTAGTGGATAGAGTTGGCGGCAACTATCACATAATTCCAACATCACCGTGCGTAAACGCTGGTAGCAATGGCGTTGTTGGCGACGGATGGAAGGATCTAGATAATCAAGCGCGCATTAGCGGAGAAACTGTCGACATTGGAGCTGACGAATACAGGCCGCTTGCTCCAGAGAACCTCAGTCTGACGCCAAGCAGCGGCGGCATTGCGGTTGGTGTCAAGACTACCTTCACAAGTAAATACTCGGACAATGAGGGTTATGCTAATCTTGCTAATTGTTACTTGTTGCTAAACACAACACTTAGCCAGGTAAATGCAGTATTTGTCAGGTACGATGCAAATGCAAACAAACTGTATGTGAAGGATGATGCGAACACCACGTGGGTAGAGGGGGCGGCTCCCGGTTCGTCGGTTGTTCTCGAAAACAGTTACTGCAAGCTTTATTGTAAAGAAACAACAATATCATTTGCCGGCGCTACGGTGATTGTTAACTGGAAAATAGAGCTGAAGCCTTCAATGAATGGCAAGACTGTTAAAGCTTGGATGCTTTGTTATGATGATAGCGGCTTGCGCGATGGTTATGATCAAATGGGCAGCTTTATGGTAAGTCGTGCGCCTGTAAATGTGAGCTTGTCTCCATCAACAGGCACGCTTGCGATAAGAACAAAGCAAACGCTGGTGAGCCGATATTCAGATGCAGATGGCTATGGAAACTTGGCTAATTGCTATCTGTTGCTAAACACAACGCTTAGCCAGGCAAATGCAGTATTTGTCAGGTACGATGCAAATACAAACAAACTATACGTGAAGGATGATGCGAACACCACTTGGGGAGAGGGTGCGGCTCCCGGCTCGTCAGTTGTGCTTGAAAATAGCTATTGTAGGCTTTATTGTTCTGAAACCACTATTGTTCGCAGAGAGACATACCTAGACGTAAATTGGCGAATTGAATTTAAGTCAACAATGGCAAACAAAAGCTGTAAGGCTTGGATGCTTGTATACGATGATGCAAACACACGCGACGGCTGGGATCAAATGGGTGCTTTCACAATACAATAG
- the ruvB gene encoding Holliday junction branch migration DNA helicase RuvB has protein sequence MQNLGEEDRSLWNLRPRTLDEYIGQTAVVDNMRIAITAARNRREPLDHVLLHGAPGLGKTTLAHIIAAEMGASIIATSGPALEKPKDVMGILSSLEVGDVLFIDEVHRLSRVVEEFLYSAMEDFQVDFVLDKGAYAKTIKIPLKRFTLVGATTRAGMLSAPLRDRFGIFAHMDYYSPEELTRVVQRSAKLLGVRVEPDGAEEIARRSRGTPRIANRLLRRVRDYAEVEGDGIITREIADIALTREMVDAIGLDKLDRSYLRTIIEYYNGGPVGIEALSATLNEETDTLVDMVEPYLLKIGFLNRTPSGRKATHLAYEHLGIPFKGPEANGPQLKLTP, from the coding sequence ATGCAAAATCTGGGGGAAGAGGACCGCAGTTTATGGAACCTGCGGCCACGCACGCTGGACGAGTATATAGGCCAAACTGCAGTGGTAGATAATATGAGGATTGCAATCACCGCTGCACGGAATAGGCGAGAGCCATTGGACCACGTACTTCTTCATGGTGCGCCTGGTCTCGGCAAAACAACCCTAGCACACATAATCGCCGCCGAGATGGGAGCCAGCATTATCGCCACGTCCGGTCCAGCACTTGAAAAGCCAAAGGATGTTATGGGTATACTTTCAAGCCTAGAGGTCGGCGACGTACTTTTCATCGATGAAGTCCACCGTCTGTCACGCGTAGTCGAAGAATTCCTTTATTCCGCAATGGAAGACTTTCAAGTTGATTTTGTTTTAGACAAAGGTGCTTATGCTAAGACAATAAAAATTCCGCTAAAGCGGTTCACCCTAGTGGGAGCAACAACTCGAGCAGGCATGCTGTCTGCGCCATTGCGAGATAGGTTCGGCATATTTGCGCATATGGACTACTACTCGCCCGAGGAACTGACTAGGGTTGTTCAGCGGTCAGCGAAGCTCTTGGGTGTAAGGGTCGAGCCAGATGGTGCTGAGGAGATTGCCCGCCGCTCGCGGGGTACTCCCAGAATCGCCAACAGGCTCCTCCGACGCGTACGGGATTATGCCGAAGTCGAAGGCGACGGCATCATAACACGCGAAATCGCTGACATAGCCCTAACAAGAGAAATGGTTGATGCAATCGGACTAGATAAACTCGACCGAAGCTATCTCCGAACGATAATCGAGTACTACAATGGTGGACCCGTCGGAATCGAAGCGCTTTCGGCAACCCTAAATGAAGAAACTGATACACTAGTTGATATGGTTGAGCCTTACCTTCTCAAAATAGGTTTTCTAAATCGCACTCCTAGCGGAAGGAAGGCAACCCACCTTGCATATGAACATTTGGGAATCCCATTCAAAGGACCCGAAGCTAACGGACCCCAACTCAAACTCACACCCTAA
- a CDS encoding Holliday junction ATP-dependent DNA helicase RuvA, translating into MISYIRGTLIPKSESEVIIWSNGIGYEVMVPSPVMKGLLKKTDEERKDITLVTYHYFENNQSKLIPRLVGFNNEIEREFFELFITVTNMGPKTAVRALSRSFHEVAEAIENGDHKGLATLPGIGEKKARQIIATLQGKAGKFALIRDEALAAEPLPKEDIQAEAVEVLLQLGYKRSEAQQMVEQAIETSPSKPKTCEELIQQIYELKLMR; encoded by the coding sequence ATGATCTCGTATATCCGAGGAACTCTGATTCCAAAAAGCGAATCGGAAGTTATAATATGGTCAAATGGCATAGGCTATGAAGTTATGGTTCCCTCGCCTGTGATGAAGGGACTACTCAAAAAGACCGATGAGGAACGGAAAGATATCACGCTTGTAACTTATCACTACTTCGAAAACAACCAGTCAAAGCTCATTCCTCGTCTAGTTGGTTTTAACAATGAGATAGAGCGCGAGTTCTTTGAGCTTTTTATTACGGTTACGAACATGGGGCCAAAAACCGCCGTCCGAGCACTATCTCGTTCGTTTCATGAAGTAGCAGAAGCTATTGAGAATGGCGACCACAAAGGGCTTGCAACACTACCTGGAATTGGTGAAAAAAAAGCACGTCAGATTATCGCAACCCTTCAAGGAAAAGCCGGCAAATTCGCATTGATAAGAGACGAAGCCCTTGCTGCTGAACCGCTGCCGAAGGAAGACATCCAAGCCGAAGCAGTAGAAGTGCTTCTTCAACTAGGCTACAAACGCTCTGAAGCACAGCAAATGGTGGAACAGGCAATTGAGACATCGCCCTCAAAGCCGAAGACCTGCGAGGAACTAATTCAGCAAATTTATGAATTAAAGCTGATGAGATAG
- the ruvC gene encoding crossover junction endodeoxyribonuclease RuvC: MAAQSNESLRILGVDPGLNVTGYGIIEVIGDKPALVEGGVIRISQKLPLEKRLSTIFYGIEELIKDFSPQALALEEIYTHYDRPRVAVMMGHARGVICLASSLNQIPVFSYASTHIKGSLTGNGRASKEQVQRMVQAQLNLKTPPEPLDVSDALAAALCHFVRRGKNQDPIQGL, from the coding sequence TTGGCAGCCCAAAGTAACGAAAGTCTTCGCATACTGGGAGTTGATCCCGGGCTAAACGTTACCGGATATGGAATTATTGAAGTCATCGGCGATAAGCCGGCGCTCGTTGAAGGAGGCGTAATCCGCATATCTCAAAAACTACCTTTAGAGAAACGACTGTCTACAATCTTCTACGGAATTGAGGAATTGATAAAAGACTTCAGTCCCCAAGCACTTGCGCTGGAAGAGATTTATACGCACTATGATAGACCTAGAGTCGCAGTTATGATGGGACATGCGCGAGGTGTTATATGTTTAGCGTCGTCTTTGAACCAGATCCCTGTCTTCAGCTATGCCTCGACTCACATAAAGGGATCTCTGACGGGCAATGGGCGAGCAAGCAAAGAACAAGTTCAGCGCATGGTCCAGGCACAACTTAACCTAAAAACTCCACCGGAGCCGCTTGATGTGAGTGATGCGCTTGCGGCAGCGCTTTGTCATTTCGTTAGGCGAGGCAAAAATCAAGACCCGATTCAGGGACTTTGA